TTGAGGCAGCATGAGGGAGATGGATGGAGCAGCATCCCAGGAAAAATCATGATATGCTGACATGTTATTGAAACACCTTTCCACATGTAAAGACACTTGTGCACCATCTCGGCCAAAAATAGAAAACCCAGGCAATCAAATATTTAGATTCAGGCTCACTACTGGAGTATTTttggaacaaacaaacacacagacacacacagacacacacacacacacactcacaatatCTGCTTCATTTTATATGATACATTTACCCATTTGTGCGAACATCCAACTCTTTTGGACAATGAGTTactcataaataaaacatggctCTAAAGAATGCAGACGGTGTTCAGAGCCTATTTTCAGATTAATGTTAGATTTAGAGGATACAACTTTGAACGCTGCATCTTTCATCCTTGTTGTGTTTATCACAGCGTGGTGTGATTTTGAAAGAAGGAAATTGAAATCAGCTGCATGTTGATGAGGGAGGTCAGAGGCGCTCGTACAGGTGCACCGATAAAATGGAGTAAGAGTATCGgaacatgtttatttcttaaGGTGTTTTGGGGTAATTTACTTAGAAAGCTTTACATACTTATGTGATTATTTTTGGTGCATTCACTTAATTTCTGTTGTTTATGACTTGCTTGTGTCATAAGCTTTAGATAAGTGCTGGACAAATAAAGGTATTATTATAGTTGTGGAACAAATGGATGTGGATAGACGAGGGAAAGCTGACGTTAAAATATGAGCAGTTACTTTTATGTTTTGTCTATATATAGAATAGAGGGAAACTAATTTCCAATCCCATCTATGTCCCTTTACATTAAATGGCAGAATTGACAATAAAGTCGACTTTGACTTTGTATGCGTATATTTTATAGACAAtatagaaagatggacgacattgcatctccccaaagtgaagccaaggcgTCTCGATCTCCACCTTGCTGCTAGCTGAtgtataggtcataaatacTGCCGTCTCCATGTTTATGGACATGTCATGGAccaaaaaaaagtcaaagtacacaatattaggtagttcttatcgcACTGATGTTTGTGCAGGTTCCGTCCCCCGATCGCTACTGTACAGACTCAAAATGCCCCAGGTGGCAGCGCTTGTATCTTTGGTATTTTAATTTCTGGAGAGGGTGGAGATACGTCGTCCatcttatatacagtctatggtttactTCTGTGATCTGTCTTATCTACTGTGTCTTCTACTTGTCCTACTGCTGAATTGTCAACCCAACgaaataacagaaacatgaaaacataaaaacggATCAAGATTGATCGAGATGCTGTAAGCAGGAGGAATCGTCGGTTACAGAGAGTGGGGGGCAGGGAGACCCAGGTTGGTGGACTTCATGCACGCCTGTCTGCCTCCATCATGCTCATGTGAACAGCAGGCGCTCCACAGGATGTGTCATGACATTATTCACCACCAGGGGCCAATGAGCGGGGAGCGGCAGAATGCTTTCTAAACAGTGTTTTCCCCCGTGTGAGGGAAGACCGGACGTATGTGTGTCTGCAAACATCCCTTTGCATtagcctgtgtgtgcatgagagagagagagcgacagagagagagagaggggttgtgggggtgtgagggagagaggtgagCAAATGAGCAAGCAAGAGAGAATTTCTGTGTATGTGAGCTCCCGACATCCCTCTGAGATATTTTTAGCATTGTTTTTCAGCCGTCTTCAGCAGAACACAGTCTGTTTCCCAGTCGAAGCGTGGTTACACGCCTCTCATGCACTCTCATGTATTTCTCAATCATACACCGCTATACggaaacacaaggaaaacacacacacacaaacacacacacatacggaaGCATTCCTTTGCCTCTGCTCTAATGGCTAACCTGCACTGTGCTCTTATTGTCCAAAGCaataaatcattttcatttgCCACGTCTGAAATATTCATTCCATGTTAATCAAGCACtactttttaaacacacacacacacacacacacacacacacacacacacacagacatgctcaGGCACACTCAGCGGTGTGAGAGGCAGAGTGGGACCCTGCATGTCTAGGTAGGAAACCTTGTAACCATTTACTAATGATGTCGTGACGCAGTTACCTCCCGTTGCTTTTAGCACTCAAATCTGCTAATGCATGACCAACAGGAACAAATCTGCTTGTCAGGAAAGGCAAGATTTTGATTGAAGTTTTTGCAAAGACGTTGAAAATATTTGCACTTTTACGTAAATTAAACAACGTAAAGAATCTACAGCAATGCTAGATGCCAACATACTTGCAATGACCCTGCTGACGTGCTGATGATGAGCAAATATCTTAGAATGATTAACTGGTGGAAGCTCAAGTATCACCAAAGTCCCGGGAGAGACATAAATGTGGGTGACAAACTTCTTTGCAATTCATCCAACAGTTGTTTAGACATTTTGTCTAAACAATATGTTAATTTCACTGTGGCACAAGAAGAAAAGTCAGGGATCCATTGGCGGTCATCATCTGGGCAACAGAAATGTCTGTTCAAATGTCAAGCAGACCAGTAATTGTCAAGATATTTTCCAAACCAAAAGGGTGGACTGACCAACAGGCCAGAAttaaaaagttttctttttcagtggCCTGTGCTGCTCAAATCTAAGGTTTGAAGAATACTCCTCTGCTGAATCaaagcttcctcccacagaggCTAAAAAGAGAATCTATTTATTTAGTTActgttaaattatattttctcgTAGCTTCGTTTGAATTGAGCAGATTTTCAGAGAGTATCCCTCAGCTGCTTAAACTTGGAACAGCATTTGTTCTTCAGGAAAAATGATTGTAGCCCCATGATTTAAAGCTTCaacgttttattttatattatttcaattATCTCTCCACACTTAAAGGAATGAAATACAGATGTTCTATAGCTCCTAGTCTTGCACAGAACAAACTattgaaaaaagagaagattCAATTATCTTTAAATGGCCGCTTAAGATTTATCATCCAATGTATCAAAGGCTTAGATGAGTTCAAGACCAATTAATATTGTCTACAGGCCAATGTCAGCTGCAGGCAGTGGGTCATTGTTGACCTTGATTCACTTAGTCTCAGTGCTGTGCAAAAAGTTTGAAGCAGATGGAAAttcagaacattttaggggtTATTCTAGGAGGAAGTTAGTTTTGTGGATTAATGTTTCTAAAatggttgatttaaaaaaagacagctTTGAGATGGGCCTAAAATAAGCTTAATTAGAGGGATCCAGAGAATTTCTTCAACAGGAAATGAACTTTGCAAAAAATACCAGAACAAAGGCAGCAATTACTCATCTCAAAATATCTGAACCGTCTGAAATAAATCCACACACATGTTGTCTACAGGTGCTCAAAATTACAATATGTCTATATCTATGATATCTCCATGTATCCAACCTTTCTCCATTCTCTTCTCCCTTCCCTCATAGATCCCGGTTATGACCGGCGCTTTCATGGACTCCTCTCCTAATGATGATTACAGTGGCGAACACTCTCTCTTCAACTCCTCGGCCAGCGTCCACGCCGCTGCCTTGGCCGGCTCCGTACAAGGTCAGCAGGATGAGTCGCAGTCCATGTCCAGTGACGCCATCTGGCTCTGGATCGCCATTATCGCCACTATTGGAAACATAGTGGTGGTGGGCGTTGTCTACGCCTTCACTTTCTGATGAGCGTATGCTTATAAAGACAAACGTGTACATGTCCTGGTTCTCCTGGATCTCTGGGCCCCTGAGTGAGGACTTTGCAGACAccagtttcctctctctctatctatctatgtctctctctgtcttactatctgtctctctctcttggctCTCGGATCAGTTCGGGGCCCTGAGGCTTTGGAGGTCGTGATACTAGACAATGAAATATAGACTATATATGTACTATATTTCTTCATCAGATGGGAGGACTGGTACTTGGCTACGTTTGCTGTCAACATTTGGAAGTTGGAGAAGAAGCTTTTGCATACGACAGCTCTTTAgttagaaacagaaacaaccGACCTGCGCTCTCAACCGAGAATCTGAGGAACTGTTTTTTTCAGCCTAAGTTTGTTTCCATGTTTCAAACAACAGGCTCACTTGTATTGCAGAGTGATGAACGGGGAGTAAATGGGGCTGAAGATTCAGGTTGATCCGGGCCATCTTAAACATGCACCGTATACTTGCTAAGCAGTGCTGTTTAATTATGTGGCTTAAGAGATGGGGAATGTTAAAACATTTAGAAAGCACAGGGATTATTTTCATGTCAGGCAGCCCTACGGGCCGGGATGTTGAAGCTCATTTAAGGACTCATGCGGGGATGAAGGATAGTTTTGACACTGATCATTAGTATATATGATATGTTCCtcaacagtttgactgacaggaaACTCCCTTTGGTACACACTTCAAATctcaatcaaatgttttctgCAATGCCAACTCAATCATAAACATGAATGATGACTTAGTAATTTGATCATGTGTAAAACTAAGTCAGCCCTTTTCAAATGAATGGACTTATTGTGGAATACCTACAGTGTTATCTACCAGCGATTATTAGAAAGTATAATTGTAATGTCATGGTCTGTTCAGTTATGTTTAAATATTATCTACATAtgttaattaaatataattagaGGCACAACTCTTTTTTCAGTATAAGTCTTTAAATCACACACACCGTcagcaacagaaaacagaagttCCCGATATCACACATTTGTCAGGGCAGTTGTGGAAAAATggtgaagtgtgtgtctctacaAACGTTATGTAACACTTACCAGATCTCGAGTGAACTTTTCGATACACGTGTGTACCAATGTGAGTGGGAAGTGATGCctcattttgaaaatgaaatttgtttttttatatcaagTTCCGGCTCCGTAAATTAGTTTTGTGTTACTGTGAAATCTGGAGGCAgctgtctccatggcaactaATCCTCATCCTAATTGGGAATCATAACCTTTCTTTCAGTTGCAAGCATAACGCTGCAGCTACATATGCAATTTAAGCAttctcaaagaaagaaaatacaagacaTTGCATTTGTACTGCTATTATAGCCGGTAGAAATTGGCTTCAAGTGCTAAGTGACGTTTTGTGCTTTGCTGACAGTTTTCTCCCCTTTTTATGAACACGTTCGACAAAGGAAAAGTGGatataaacactttttttttcccctgaatGAGCAAATCGTTTTATCCGTCGACTTGTAATTCTTTATCTCTCAAACTGATTGATCTTTGTATTTAGATGACGAGTCTTTAGAGAGTTCTTTATTTTAGTGAAATACTTCTCCTGGGATTTAGACGACAATGTCAATGTGCTTTAGATTGAGAATAATACAAACCTGTGTAAACACCATATCTGTTCAAATGTTCCTGCACTGCAACAAACAAAACCAGCTTATATCTACTGTATTAGGAAAGGCTCAGACACACTAACCCCTTGTTATTATGTTTGTATGCAATGCTCAAAGACTTTTCAAGCcagatatttttaataaatggtTGATGTAAAACATATTTGGACATGTAAACCTCAAACTCAAATGCTCCTTTTGTTAAGACCTGCTTCTCTTCAAACGTCTGTATCAGTACACCTTGTTATTCTCTGTTGATAAATATGTTCATCAGCGCTGACAGTGTCAAGTGAGGGGTGTCGCCGTGGAAACACTGGTGGCTAAGTGCGAACTTTTATCTCACTTGTCATCAGTGCTTGATTGCGTGAGAATGTGTCCCGTGCAGCTCCTGGCTCACCTGCGATGCTCCTGGTGAAAGCCGACCCACTGGCAGGCATCGCCGGTCGCTGCTGAGCCATCAGGTGAGATTGATGCTGAGTTCCGATGGCGCCATCTGTCACTTTGACACATAGGCTCGGGTTGTTTAGAAACCACCTGGATTCACTCCTCTGTGGACCCACCCCCCACTGCAGTTCTCTCTCCATGAAAAGGGAAATATTTCACTCGAGGAAGTGATTCTGTGCATTTCTGGGTCCCTTTCTGACATTTATCCTACACTTCTAAAACCATTAGAGGcttaaaatacttctgatttaAAGCAGGTGTTGTTTTCACCCTGAACAATTTTTGTGGTGCTATGCTGAAAATATGTCTAAAAATCTTAAACGACCACAAGCCTACCTGGAGTATAAAACTTCACTGAGCTCCCCACACAGGTTCTTTTATACAGCAAAACCGTTTTATCCAGAATGACTTGTATCAGCAAAAGCAAATCCCTGTCACCCCAGGGAGAAGTGGTGTCAAAAACATCTAGAGATCACCTTCCATGAAGCTGCACTGCTCAACCTTTACAGACTAAATCTGCCACTTCCCCCGTGTGGAAAGACAGCTCGCTTTGATAATATATGGATGATCATCTCCCTTCAAATTCGCCACGGGCCTTCCCTGATCCGCCctcagcagaggagagggaagggaaATCAGCTGCACATGATCTTCGAACAACCTTCACGTTGCCTTCACTGCTTGTTGTGCTTCGTCCGTGTCCAATCAACCCACTCAATtgtgtacaaaataaaagccccagGGGTCTAACAACAGTCTGCGACTTGGTGAGGGAGAGGAACCTCGTCAAATCCCTCGATGGGGGAGAAAGCGAGATGAGATGGTTAACCAATGACCTTGAGTGGAGCTAATCTCGGCTAATGCCTGGTAATTATTAGACTTTCAGGTGATGGTTCACGAGAAACCCACTGTGACAGAAACTCAATCTGTCTGATCTATATAAGATGAGGCAACAGCTGTCCCTGTGAATAATACATACAGATCATGTAAAGGCAAGACAGGGTTAATCAGtgtgaaggaaggaaaggagagaggacaggaaggaaagaaacaaagactgaaagaaagagacaaagaaggaaaggaaggagaacaggaaggaaggtaggaatacagaaagaaaaggagggaggaaaTTAAGGTaggaacaaagaaacaaagaaggAAAGGAGGGGGGACAGGAAGgacgaaagaaagaaaaaaaggaagaacagaAAGGAAGacacaatgaaagaaagaaacaaagaaggaaggagagaagaccggaaggaaggaaggaaggaaggaagaaagaggaggaaggaaggaaggaaggaaggaaggaaggagggaaggaaggaaggaaggaaggaaggaaggaaggaaggaaggaaggaaggaaggaaggaaggaaggaaggaaggaaggaaggaaggaaggaaggaaggaaggaaggaaggaaggaaggaaggaaggaaggaaggaaggaaggaaggaaggaaggaaggaatgaaggaaTGTCATAAAGCTCAACCACAGTCCAATCATGAGTGACAGCTTGGTGACGAGGTGTGGGGTTGGTTAAGCTGCTTATAGACGCATCTTGTCAAACTGTCACTTCAGAGACTCATTGAAATGTACAGTTTGTGTCAACACACATTTTCCTTGCCACAACAAAGGCTCCACACTATAATCTATATAATGTGTCTCATAAATGTTCCCataatagtttttatttgtgaaaaaGAACACTGCTAAACACTGTCATTTAGAGATGTGGGTGTGTGAGACACACACGGAGCCATGTGGTGCCACCTCTGACATGCAGCTTCAAAACGCACCAATCCATCAATGAAGAAACAAtcatgaatgaaaacaacaaatcaagaACTCTTGGGAGAAGACGTGTAGCTGACAGCGAATTcattacattatatatacagCTGTCAGGCTTGTCTCagatcaaatttaaataaagcacGTTCTGACAAGTGTGACATGTGAGCAGTTTTAGTGATTCAGATACTGTGTAACAAACAATGAATAGATACATACTGATACTGAAAAGTTTCATAAACTGTCTTCCTACAGGTATTACTTGAGACCAACACATTTCATCTTAAGGTTGCTGCACACAGGATTTTTAAATCTTCTGGTTTTGGAGGAGTACAATTACTATTCTTGAGTTTGCTTGCGTTAACGCTCAGTACACTTGATTGGGGACTTTAAATATTCTCTCTGCACCTTGGACGTGTGTCAAGTTGTGCTGTAAATCCTCGGAATCTCGGTTAGCAGGTAAACAGTGGGCAGCAAATGGAAGTTGGAGTCTTGGCCCCGGATATCTGCTGTCACCTCAAGCTCCGGAGGGTGTGGCCCCCAGAAACTCATTTGTCATATACATTTCCTGTGCAAGGAAAGATGTCAAGATGTTCAATGTCAACCGAgtaacaaacagtgtgtgtatCCTGATGGTCAAGTTCCAGGTTAAAATACAGGGGAGTGTTTCACTGATCCAGGGAACAGAGCAGGAAGGCGTCCAAACAAAGAGATTTAACTGAGCATGAAGTTTCATGCAGGGCAGTGAGTGATTCCGGACACATCTGAAGAAATAGAAGGACAAACAAGGCTGGAGGGTGTGATCGTAAGATCAGCATGTTTCCTGATTGTTTTTATAATTGCTTTCcaattttaaattattcatcatCTCCTGGTCATTTCTTCCTTCTCCCACTGTCATGATACAGCACACAAACAAGTTGGTAGATGTGCTTTTTttatggaaacaaacacatctgaTGTCTTGTTATTCCACTCTCAAAACGTTGTTTCAGGCCATTAGTTGATTTTACAGTTGTATAACGTTCGATGCAATagaaactaaatgaaataatCTAGAAATCAAACACAGTTTTCATTAAAGTGATCCCATCAGTGCAGGCATCATGACCTCAACCTGGCTGTGCAGCAGTGGAGCTGAAAATCAAAGGTTTGACTACAATAGAGGGAGGACAATTAATTTGAGCAACAATGCACTTTTGATCACAATGTTTGTTGCAAAGAAGAACAAAgtgcagagccccccccccgcacccTGAGGCATGACTGGCAAACTCTGATTAAAAGAGGCACTCGCATGGCACACGGTTTTCTACCTCGCACACAAGCAGGGGTCAGTTTTATTGTCCGGTCCTACGACTGTGTGAGCTGTCACACCACACTAACAGAGACTTCAGAGCGATTTCACCAGAAGGCACGGAGCGATTGTCTCGTGATAACACatagggagggaaaaaaaggattgTAGGTGggctgctgccatggcaacagcaggCCATAACGGATTTGGACAGCACCTTTGGCTTGTGCCAGCCATTATTGGGCCttgattctgtttgtgtgtcttttggaGGGGAAGCGTTTGTGCTTCTtttcacagtttctctctcccacccacccacacacatacacacacacacacaaaaacacacgcaccCCCAGTCTCTAATGATGCTGCTCATTACGGATGTTTTCAGACGTAGGAGCGGAATATGCTTGAATCCTGCGATGAGGAACGCTCGGAGCAGCACCTACAGCTCTGACTAATCAGAGCGATTACAGCGAGGCGATAACCCCCCCAAGAGGGAGCGTCTGTGATGAGATAACCTCGACGATCCGGCAAAAAACTGTCACAGGCCGGTTTGAATGATgatcttttctttcaaaacagAGTCATAACCGTTAGCAGCACTTTCTGATTCTGCCTGTAATCTTGTTTTGGACACGAGAGGCAGGCGAAAGGTAACGGCGATGACTTGCTTTAAGCTTTCCTCTCTGGTCTCATGGGACGGTAAATAGTGTGCGAGTGTGACAGGGAACATGGAGTCTTTAATGCGATCTGggggctccaccccccccagATGCCGCCGCCGCCTCGCTGCAGAATGCTTCATTACAGTTCCTCCATGATAGGAGCTCTGCATCACCTGGCATCCAAAAGGCAGGAGCCACCATTTTCCTTTGATTTACTGTTGCCACTGAGTGGatggctccctctctctctctctctctctctctctctctctctctctctctctctctctctctctctctctctctctctctctctctctctctcttctctctctctctctctctctctctctcttcggcGAGGCTCGAGGACGGACAAagtgtctgtctctgcctgtcaTCTCATATATAAAACATCTTTAGATATAGAAAGGGGATTTATGAGGACGCTGCCCTTTGCACAAGATGAATGCTTCCCTGCCCACCTGTGCCCTCATCAAAACGTCCAACTTATTAAGcttattactgttattaaagtttttttaagCGTGACCTTCATTTTTATCAAGCAAGTAGACAGGGAGCAGATCCCCAGAGGATTTATACTGTTAACAATGCAGTAAAGAGTAAAGTAAAACGTGTATTATCCACTGGATCTTTGAGGGACACAGTCTTAGTCTCTATGCTTTTTTCCAGGTGTTGTACAGTGTAAGATATTTCATCGTAATCTTCAATTGTCAATCTCATGGTGGCGTCAGAGAAAAAGTCACAGGCTCAACAATATAGATCACCTCAAGCCTCTGGGAGCCTCAAACGTCTGAAGCAATGTTTGTGCCAATCCTTCTTGAGATGTGTCCCAGGATCAGTGGAACCTTTGACCTGCTGGAGGAGCTACGTGAACTGTCAAGGGATCAACATCATTTTCTCCAATTTATCTGTGGAGCACCATGGATATCTGTACCAAAAACTGCCCATTACAAACAAGAATGTTAAGATCAGCCACTGcactgataataatgatgataaaaaatataaatgaataataatcattattattataataataaactgtacTTTTTAAAGCAAAGTTCAAAAGTGTTTTATAAGTTTGAAATAGGATAATTTCAATTGAACTCAACAAGCTGCTAAAATACAAAGGAAACAtacaactgaaaacagacaCGCTTGGCTAAGGCTGTGTGGTGTGTTTTGACAAATGAGCTTCTCATGGTTGAGATGTTTCAATCTAAACATTAGTAGCGGCTGAACCAGCTGACAGACGGATGTTGCCGCCCTGTGAGCCACACCACCAGACAACGTGCTGTTGGTTGCAGAGGAATAAATTCACTGGGGAACATATTCATTTATCGCAAAGCAGATATAATCAATAAGCTTGGTCCAACTATAAAATGCAGCAAATGTAACATTAAGTGTAAGTCTCAGAAGATCCCTGGGAACAAGACGTCCATCTCTCAGCAGACTTCAGCTCTGCCACAACACTGGATATCAGCATGCAGAACATGCAGCCTGTCACCATGGAGACTGACATGTATCACTCCATCCGCCTGACGCGCCCATTGGCAGACACAGTTGAGTTGCACTTACACAGTTGCTGGCCAAAATTGAAGTGAAAGCCAGCGCGGGGTCTAATGTAGGCTTCTGTTCacaagcacagagacagagagacagatgcaCTGGCTGACAGAAGATGACAGGATGATTGAGAAGAGCAGAAATGCAAGAGTAGGGGGAGGAAAAGGATCGTGATTGATAGTGGAAGCCTCCGTCCATTTCTCCCAGTTGAAGTTGGACAGGTGTTTTCTCGGAGCGGAGCAGAGGCCGATCAATGCTGATCTTTGTCGTCTCCAGCTCACTGTGAAACCAGGGCCCGTGTGTCAGAGAGCACCTTTTCTGTTTGTGGCCGTTCATATATCTGACATGCTATTTTATACGACACCTGGAAAATCATTTCTATGTGAATTAAATGAAGCTAATGTAATGCTTCTTTTAAATTTAAGCATCACAACTATGTGAGAATATGATTTGAATCAAAACATCAAAGCTACTTGTAAACGGTCCATGTCAGTGTTATTACTACACAACATGATTATTAGCAGATGAACCATCACTGTACGACTGCACTGCTTTACAGTCCTGCATTACTTTAATTCAAATCTTAAATAACTTGCAGTTTCAGAGTAATAACAAAAActataacaaacaaaaacattaaattccAGAGATATTGAATATAATATTTCCGTTGccacaaataaatgttgtgcctgGTCACGTTTACACAATGTGTGTTATGTCTATTTCTCCTCTCACTCTTAATGTTCTATAAAGACACAGGACACTTAAGAGTTCTATCCAGTAGAGGGCTCCATATCTATTTTATACTGTATACTGTATACCCATGAACAACTTTATTGGAAAATTACAAACATACAAGGAATCTGATTTAAGTTTTCAATAGACTTACACAAAGTGCCTAAACTCTGTGGatagacagaaaaacaaatagtgcataaaagtggaaaaaaacacaggaacTCGAAgttgcacagacatgcaatACACATGCAGCTAATGGTCGAAATtctgaatacattttcaaatgtgacTGTAGCTCTGTGAATGTTCGTACAGTAGATATTGTGGTATTGCAGGgtaattaattatatatatatatattattatatatatatatatatattcagtaaCATAATTTGGCTGATTTAACAGTTCATGAGTGTGATGGCTGTGAATGTATAGGGTGTTGGGTCTAGTAATGTTTGTCATCACCCTATTTTAGTCTGTAGAAAAAACCCTTTAGGATTGTTTTGTCATAACATGATTTTACATATTTCATTCTCATATCACTACATTCAATTTAAATTCATGAGAATCAACtgaattattttattgaaagttTGAAGATTGAACTTTTCTTTCGAGATGTTTTGTGGATGCAGAGGAAATGAGTTGTAGCAGAAATCCTCCTGTTGGTATCAGCGTGTTGTCAAAAGTCATTCAGTGTCGTCTAAAACGTTCAGTAAATGGTTTGATACATTGAAAAATTCTCTTAATGTTCAATAATTTTGACAAAGTGGAGGCGGACTCAGAGGTTTTATGGTTCAGTAAAATCATCTGTGGTGACAGCTGCAGTCGCCCACCCTGCGTGCGGCCGGATGATCAAATACTCATTCCCAATCCAGAGGCTTCCTGCCGCTTAGTTTACCTTCACATTCAGTTCTTATCTAAACTGTAAACACTCACAGCCAGAACCTCAAACTTCCAGCTCGGTGTCTGCACATAAACCCGTTTATTTCACCATAAATGGCAGATTTACAGTGGTGCCTTAAATGTTTATTGCTTCCCCCGATGTTCAaattacagaataaaaacaaaactaaaattcaGAAGACGTCTGCCCACTGGTTGCTGACTCACAGTATTGTGTAATGTCCTGCAACGTCTGGTTTGTTAATATGAAAATAAGATGTGGAATCTATTTTGAATTCTCTTTTGCTTGAAA
This Limanda limanda chromosome 12, fLimLim1.1, whole genome shotgun sequence DNA region includes the following protein-coding sequences:
- the LOC133014936 gene encoding uncharacterized protein C14orf132-like, with translation MTVIAGDQHQQNKWTPHQVLEQQQQQQSTPIPVMTGAFMDSSPNDDYSGEHSLFNSSASVHAAALAGSVQGQQDESQSMSSDAIWLWIAIIATIGNIVVVGVVYAFTF